A portion of the Paenibacillus marchantiae genome contains these proteins:
- a CDS encoding dipicolinate synthase subunit B — MNWQGKTVGYAITGSHCTFEEVMPVISRFVAEGANVVPIISNSVLTTDTRFGTAQNWQKQLKDITGNDIISTIVEAEPLGPSKLLDVLVIAPCTGNTTSKLANAMTDSPVLMAAKAQMRNQRPLVLAISTNDGLGLNAANIAKLLVAKYLYFVPFGQDDPVKKPNSLVAKMELIPEACWSALEGKQLQPMIVQRSAQA; from the coding sequence ATGAACTGGCAGGGAAAAACGGTAGGTTACGCAATTACAGGTTCTCATTGTACGTTTGAAGAGGTTATGCCGGTGATTAGCCGCTTCGTAGCCGAAGGTGCCAATGTTGTCCCGATTATTTCCAATTCGGTTCTGACTACGGATACACGCTTTGGGACCGCGCAAAATTGGCAAAAACAGTTGAAAGATATAACGGGGAATGATATCATTTCTACAATTGTTGAGGCAGAGCCGTTAGGTCCTTCCAAGTTGCTCGATGTGCTCGTAATTGCTCCATGCACAGGCAACACGACGAGTAAGCTGGCTAACGCGATGACGGACAGTCCGGTTTTAATGGCAGCCAAAGCTCAGATGCGAAATCAGCGTCCGCTGGTACTCGCCATTTCCACGAATGACGGCCTTGGGTTGAATGCTGCGAACATCGCCAAACTGCTGGTGGCCAAATATTTGTATTTTGTGCCATTTGGGCAGGATGATCCAGTGAAAAAACCGAACTCGTTAGTGGCCAAAATGGAGCTTATTCCGGAGGCATGCTGGAGTGCGCTTGAAGGCAAACAGTTACAGCCAATGATTGTGCAGCGCTCTGCACAGGCTTGA